A stretch of Hyalangium gracile DNA encodes these proteins:
- a CDS encoding TonB-dependent receptor domain-containing protein, with translation MSLHTRKGSKVSKKSTRKNTVLALAVLVTGTGGVATAQQAPADAPVATQEAAPAPTPAPQPEAATPVQQPIEATQPPAAPAPQPQPQAQPRPQAKPAPQPVAEEPPPEEYIEEIVVTGSRIPRKELTTAAPVTVLDRQQIEKTGKTSIGDILQNLPEQSNAINTQYNNSGDGSTRVNLRGLGPERTLVLLNGRRHVAGGTGADATVDLNAIPTAAIQRIEILKDGGSAVYGSDAISGVVNIITRKDFSGTELRAFSGMSSRGDGLTYDLSMTTGQSTERGNILFTAGYYTQKDVFADARRFSKFDTDYDWNSRQIYTAGSVYVPEGAFFIYDDVVGNATWSDLLSAYPDESAFFRGPNGYRPFNLSGVTEAGGDLYNYQPANYLVTPQQRAHVYSTGGLRIGSSSRAFFEASYTGRQSAQKLAPEPLSTAGENLTISAANAYNPFGVDLTPDTVEVLRRLTEFGTRDYEQDLTTFRIVTGLEGKLDEQFGPLKDWHWDVAYNFGRTQGITTKQGTLRRSRLQAALGPSFVNDSGQLVCGTPEAPIEGCAPLNLLGGAGSISPDAVDYLGFRGTARGFTQQTAITANMGGELFRVSSSARPAGLAVGYEHRREQGAYIPDPITDAGDTTGNKETSTEGRYYVNEAYLELAVPILGATNPGTGELRDVLEVTGAARAFNYNTFGSDFTYKFGTRVSVIPDFTLRATWSTAFRAPSVNELYLGQSDSFQGVKDPCASSGRQEGNALDAACDAQNVPDDLVDPRPQQRTILGGNSALEPETAKILTVGVVFEPQFLKDVTATVDYYNIAVDQAITSLGADVILNSCFPAAGGVTPQYCDRIHRSPNGLISTIDDPLTNVGGDRTGGIDISLRYSPQTAYGRFGFSADATWLHKFDRILAGGRVLKARGNYDLQEVHTDWVGMLGASWARDALSAGINMRFINGFKECQNNSCQEQEGAPAPISRAVSDYYSFDVNAGYDFETKVGTIGAQAGVNNLFDAQPARVVNGFLASSDASTYDYMGRYFYLRLSYNYY, from the coding sequence ATGTCTCTCCACACACGCAAGGGTTCCAAGGTGTCGAAGAAATCCACCCGCAAGAACACGGTCCTGGCCCTGGCCGTTCTCGTCACAGGGACCGGCGGAGTCGCGACGGCGCAGCAGGCTCCCGCCGACGCCCCGGTCGCCACGCAGGAAGCAGCCCCTGCCCCGACGCCCGCGCCGCAGCCCGAGGCGGCCACGCCCGTCCAGCAGCCCATCGAGGCCACCCAGCCTCCGGCCGCGCCCGCGCCGCAGCCCCAGCCCCAGGCCCAGCCCCGGCCGCAGGCGAAGCCCGCGCCCCAGCCGGTGGCCGAGGAGCCTCCTCCCGAGGAGTACATCGAGGAGATCGTCGTCACCGGCTCGCGCATCCCGCGCAAGGAGCTGACCACCGCGGCGCCCGTCACCGTGCTGGACCGTCAGCAGATCGAGAAGACGGGCAAGACGTCCATCGGCGACATCCTCCAGAACCTGCCGGAGCAGTCCAACGCCATCAACACGCAGTACAACAACAGCGGTGATGGCTCCACGCGCGTGAACCTCCGCGGCCTGGGGCCCGAGCGTACGCTGGTGCTGCTCAACGGGCGGCGCCACGTGGCCGGCGGCACCGGCGCGGACGCCACCGTGGACCTCAACGCCATTCCGACCGCCGCCATCCAGCGCATCGAGATCCTCAAGGACGGTGGCTCGGCGGTGTACGGCTCGGACGCCATCTCGGGCGTGGTGAACATCATCACGCGCAAGGACTTCTCCGGCACCGAGCTGCGGGCCTTCTCCGGCATGTCCTCGCGGGGCGACGGTCTGACGTACGACCTGAGCATGACGACGGGCCAGAGCACCGAGCGCGGCAACATCCTCTTCACCGCGGGCTACTACACCCAGAAGGACGTGTTCGCGGACGCGCGCCGCTTCAGCAAGTTCGACACGGACTACGACTGGAACTCCCGGCAGATCTACACGGCGGGCAGCGTGTACGTGCCCGAGGGCGCCTTCTTCATCTACGACGACGTCGTGGGCAACGCGACCTGGAGCGATCTGCTGAGCGCCTACCCGGACGAGAGCGCCTTCTTCCGGGGGCCCAACGGATACCGTCCGTTCAACCTCTCGGGCGTGACGGAGGCGGGCGGCGACCTCTACAACTACCAGCCGGCCAACTACCTGGTGACGCCGCAGCAGCGCGCGCACGTCTACTCCACCGGTGGTCTGCGCATCGGCTCCTCCTCGCGCGCCTTCTTCGAGGCCTCGTACACCGGCCGGCAGTCGGCCCAGAAGCTGGCGCCCGAGCCGCTGAGCACGGCGGGTGAGAACCTGACCATCTCCGCGGCGAACGCCTACAACCCGTTCGGGGTGGACCTGACGCCCGACACGGTGGAGGTGCTGCGCCGCCTGACCGAGTTCGGCACGCGTGACTACGAGCAGGACCTCACGACGTTCCGCATCGTCACCGGTCTCGAGGGCAAGCTGGACGAGCAGTTCGGCCCCCTGAAGGACTGGCACTGGGATGTGGCCTACAACTTCGGCCGCACCCAGGGCATCACCACCAAGCAGGGCACGCTGCGGCGCAGCCGGCTGCAGGCGGCGCTGGGGCCGAGCTTCGTCAACGACTCGGGCCAGCTGGTGTGCGGCACGCCCGAGGCGCCCATCGAGGGCTGCGCCCCGCTGAACCTGCTGGGCGGCGCCGGCTCCATCTCTCCGGACGCGGTGGACTACCTGGGCTTCCGCGGCACGGCTCGCGGCTTCACCCAGCAGACGGCCATCACCGCCAACATGGGCGGCGAGCTGTTCCGCGTCTCCTCGAGCGCGCGCCCCGCGGGCCTCGCGGTGGGCTACGAGCACCGCCGCGAGCAGGGCGCCTACATCCCGGACCCCATCACGGACGCGGGTGACACCACGGGCAACAAGGAGACCTCGACGGAGGGCCGCTACTACGTGAACGAGGCCTACCTCGAGCTGGCGGTGCCCATCCTCGGCGCGACGAACCCGGGCACGGGCGAGCTGCGCGACGTGCTGGAGGTGACGGGCGCCGCGCGCGCGTTCAACTACAACACCTTCGGCTCGGACTTCACGTACAAGTTCGGCACGCGCGTGAGCGTCATCCCGGACTTCACCCTGCGCGCCACGTGGTCCACGGCGTTCCGCGCGCCGTCGGTGAACGAGCTCTACCTGGGGCAGTCCGACAGCTTCCAGGGCGTGAAGGACCCGTGCGCCAGCTCTGGCCGCCAGGAGGGCAACGCGCTGGACGCCGCCTGTGACGCGCAGAACGTTCCGGACGACCTGGTGGATCCGCGGCCCCAGCAGCGCACGATCCTGGGCGGCAACTCGGCGCTCGAGCCCGAGACGGCCAAGATCCTCACGGTGGGCGTCGTCTTCGAGCCGCAGTTCCTCAAGGACGTCACCGCCACGGTGGACTACTACAACATCGCCGTGGACCAGGCGATCACCAGCCTGGGCGCGGACGTCATCCTGAACAGCTGCTTCCCGGCCGCGGGCGGCGTGACGCCGCAGTACTGCGATCGGATCCACCGCAGCCCCAACGGGCTGATCAGCACCATCGATGACCCGCTGACCAACGTGGGTGGTGACCGGACGGGCGGTATCGACATCTCGCTGCGCTACTCGCCGCAGACGGCGTACGGCCGCTTCGGCTTCAGCGCGGACGCCACGTGGCTGCACAAGTTCGACCGCATCCTGGCGGGCGGCCGCGTCCTCAAGGCGCGGGGCAACTACGATCTCCAGGAGGTCCACACCGACTGGGTGGGCATGCTGGGGGCGAGCTGGGCCCGGGATGCGCTCAGCGCCGGCATCAACATGCGCTTCATCAACGGCTTCAAGGAGTGCCAGAACAACTCCTGCCAGGAGCAGGAGGGCGCTCCCGCGCCGATCTCCCGCGCCGTGTCGGACTACTACTCCTTCGATGTGAATGCGGGGTACGACTTCGAGACGAAGGTGGGCACCATCGGGGCGCAGGCCGGTGTGAACAACCTCTTCGACGCCCAGCCGGCCCGCGTGGTCAACGGCTTCCTCGCGTCCTCGGACGCGTCGACCTACGACTATATGGGTCGCTACTTCTACCTGCGCCTGTCCTACAACTACTACTAG
- a CDS encoding M18 family aminopeptidase, translating into MSPTDIDTAAKDLLAYIDASPTPYHAVRETARRLTEHGYRELDEREPWSLQPGDRVFITRGDTSIAAFHLGTTPVDRAGFRLVGSHTDSPNLRLKPNAPVAKHGYHQLGVEVYGGVLLSTWMDRDLSLAGRVVVLSGGRPVPHLVDFQRPLLRVPNLAIHLNRTVNTDGLKLNAQDHMVPVLGLESAGPAELRSLLVRELARANVRAEAGDLLGYDLALYDTQPSTRSGAQGEFLHAPRLDNLASCYSGLSALLAAGKAGETTRGVVLYDHEEIGSRSAQGAAGTFLRDCLQRLVLGHSDGRADAYHRAIRHSFLVSADMAHAVHPNYSSLHEPRHQPLMGGGPVIKSNVNQSYATDGETWAHFAALCREAGVTPQHFVTRTDLGCGSTIGPITAAELGIRTVDVGSPMLSMHSIREMAAASDVVAMISVLQRFFT; encoded by the coding sequence ATGAGCCCCACCGACATCGATACCGCGGCCAAGGACCTGCTTGCCTACATCGACGCCTCGCCCACGCCCTACCACGCGGTGCGCGAGACGGCGCGACGCCTGACCGAGCACGGCTACCGGGAGCTGGACGAGCGCGAGCCCTGGAGCCTCCAGCCAGGAGACCGGGTGTTCATCACCCGAGGCGACACGAGCATCGCCGCGTTCCACCTGGGCACCACGCCCGTGGATCGCGCGGGCTTCCGGCTGGTGGGCTCCCACACGGACTCGCCCAACCTGCGCCTCAAGCCCAATGCCCCCGTGGCGAAGCACGGCTACCACCAGCTCGGCGTGGAGGTTTATGGAGGCGTGCTGCTGAGCACCTGGATGGATCGCGATCTGTCGCTGGCGGGCCGGGTGGTGGTGCTCTCGGGAGGCCGTCCCGTCCCGCACCTGGTGGACTTCCAGCGGCCGCTGCTGCGCGTGCCCAACCTGGCCATCCACCTCAACCGCACCGTCAACACCGACGGCCTCAAGCTCAACGCGCAGGACCACATGGTCCCCGTGCTCGGCCTGGAGAGCGCGGGCCCGGCGGAGCTGCGCTCCCTGCTCGTGCGGGAGCTGGCCCGCGCCAATGTCCGCGCCGAGGCCGGGGACCTCCTCGGCTATGATCTGGCCCTCTACGACACGCAGCCCTCCACGCGCTCGGGCGCGCAGGGCGAGTTCCTCCACGCGCCGCGCCTGGACAACCTGGCCAGCTGCTACTCGGGCCTGAGCGCGCTGCTGGCCGCGGGCAAGGCCGGCGAGACGACCCGGGGCGTCGTGCTCTACGACCACGAGGAGATCGGCAGCCGCAGCGCCCAGGGCGCCGCCGGCACCTTCCTGCGGGACTGCCTGCAGCGGCTGGTGCTGGGCCACTCGGACGGACGCGCGGACGCGTACCACCGCGCCATCCGTCACTCGTTCCTGGTGTCCGCGGACATGGCCCACGCCGTCCACCCCAACTACTCCTCGCTCCACGAGCCGAGGCACCAGCCGCTCATGGGCGGCGGCCCGGTCATCAAGTCCAACGTCAACCAGTCCTACGCCACGGACGGTGAGACGTGGGCGCATTTCGCGGCGCTGTGCCGCGAGGCCGGGGTGACGCCCCAGCACTTCGTCACGCGCACGGACCTGGGCTGCGGCAGCACCATCGGGCCCATCACCGCCGCGGAGCTGGGCATCCGCACCGTGGATGTAGGCAGCCCCATGCTCTCCATGCACTCCATCCGCGAGATGGCCGCCGCCTCGGATGTGGTGGCGATGATCTCCGTGTTGCAACGCTTCTTCACCTGA